GCGCTGCCGAACTCGCGGTGGGCGCCCCGGTCGATGCGGCCGCCCAGGAGCTTGGCCAGCAACTGGAGGCCGTAGCAGATGCCCAGCACGGGGACGCCGGCCTCGAAGACGAAGGGGTCGCAGCGCGGGGAGCCGGGCGCCTCCACGGACGCCGGCCCGCCGGAGAGGATGATGCCCCTCGGCGCGAACTGGCGGATGTCCGCGGCGGGGAGGTCCGGGCGGTGGATCTCGCAGTAGACGCCCAGCTCGCGCACCCTGCGGGCGATGAGCTGGGTGTACTGGCTCCCGAAATCAAGGATCAGGATCTTCTCGGAGTGCAGGTCCACCGGCGATTCTCCCAGGGGGCGTCGTTGACGGGTGGGGGCCCTTATCGCTACAAACTTCGGGAAATCAACGCTGAAAGGCCGTCAATTGTTCGTGCGCCGCCTGTCCGCTTCCACTGCAGCAGCCATGCTCCTCCTGTCCTCCGCGGGGTGCGTGAAGGAGATCACCTCCGACGAGCGTCTGGAGCGTGACACCCGCAGCGTCGCGGTGAAGGACGCGCCCGGGGTCAACGAGCTGTCCAAGCTCACCTGTGACGACACCACCCAGCCCCTCAACAAGGCCCGCGACGTGAACCGTCCGGAGTCCGACCGGCTGGTGGACTACGTCAACCTGTACGCGTCCCTGAAGGACCGCACCCACACCTTCGAGGAGGCCATGGCCCGCAACCCGGACCTGAGCTACCGCGAGGGCAGCCAGAACCTGGTCAACGCCAAGGACACCTGCATCCAGCAGACCGCCGACGTCCGGGTGGAGTTCGAGACCTACCTGCGCGAGCTGGTGGACGTGCCCACGGTGCAGGAGATCAAGGGCGGCAACACCGTCACGGTGGCCCGCCTGGACTTCGCCACCCTGAAGAAGGCGATTGAAACGCTGGACCCCGACGACCGCGAGCAGCTGCTCCAGCGCGTCGGCGCGGCGGAGAAGCGCGTGTCCGCCACGGCCGCCCCCGCCGAGGATTCTTCCGGCGGCGGCAAGCGTCGCGGCAAGTAGGGCCCTGCTGGACTCCCCCGGTGGATGACTCCCCGGGGGAGGCCTCACCGCCCTACTCCATCCGGTAGTTGGGCGCTTCCTCGGTGATGATGACGTCGTGCACGTGGCTCTCCTTGAGCCCGGCGGACGTGATGCGGACGAAGTTGGCCTTCGTGCGCAGCTCCTCGATGGTGGCGCACCCCACGTAGCCCATGCCGCTGCGGATGCCGCCCAGCATCTGGTGCACGTTCATGGAGAGCGTGCCCTTGTACGGGACGCGGCCCTCGATGCCCTCCGGCACCAGCTTCACCGCCTCCACGTCGGACTGGAAGTAGCGGTCCTTGGCGCCCTGCTTCATGGCGCCCAGGCTGCCCATGCCTCGGTAGCTCTTGTAGCTGCGGCCCTGGTACAGGATGACGTCGCCGGGGGACTCCTCGGTGCCGGCGAACAGCGAGCCGATCATCACGGAGCTGGCGCCCGCGGCGAGGGCCTTCACGATATCGCCCGAGTACTTGATGCCGCCGTCGGAGATGATGGGGATGCCGTGCTTGTCCGCCTCGCGGGCGCAGTCATCCACCGCCGTCACCTGGGGCACGCCCACGCCGGCCACCACGCGGGTGGTGCAGATGGAGCCCGGGCCAATGCCCACCTTCACCGCGTCCACGCCCGCCTCAATCAGGGCGCGCGTGCCCTCGGCCGTCGCCACGTTGCCGGCGATGAGGTCGAAGCCCTTGAAGTTCTTGCGCGTGTCGCGCACGCCTTCAATCACGCCCTTCGAGTGGCCGTGCGCGGTGTCCACGACGATGACGTCCACGCCCGCCTTGATCAGCGCGTCGATGCGGGCCTCGCGGTCCGCGGACACGCCCACGGCGGCGGCGCAGAGCAGGCGGCCCTTGGCGTCCTTGGCTGCGTACGGGTGGGTGCGGCGCTTCTCGATGTCCTTGATGGTGATGAGGCCCTTGAGCTCGTAGGCCTCGTTCACGACGAGAAGCTTCTCGATGCGGTGCTCGTGCAGGAGCTTCTGGGCGTCCTCCTGGGCAATGCCCTCGCGGCCGGTGACGAGCTTCGTCGTCATCACGTCCTCGACCTTCTGGGAGAAGTTCTTCTCGAAGCGCACGTCGCGGCTGGTGAGGATGCCCACCAGGCGCTTGCCCTGCACCACGGGCACGCCGGACACGCCGTGCACCTTCATCAGCTCCAGGGCGCGGGCGAGCGGTGCTTTGGGCTCAATGGTGATGGGGTCCACCACCATGCCGCTCTCGAACTTCTTGACCTTGAGGACCTCCAGGGCCTGCTGCTCGGGCGTCATGTTCTTGTGGATGACGCCGATGCCGCCCTCCTGCGCCATGGCGATGGCGGTTCTCGCCTCCGTCACGGTGTCCATGGCGGCGGACAGCAGGGGCACGTTCAGCCGGATGTTGCGCGTCAGGCGGGTGGTGAGGTCGGCATCACGCGGGGTGACGGCGCTCTCACCGGGCAGCAGGAGCACGTCGTCGAAGGTGAGGGCCAGCCGGATATCGGGGTTCAACATGGGGGCTCCCGGAGGCCCCGCGGGGCACCAGCGCCCGGCGGGTGCGTGTCCATACGGTTTGCGCGGCTGCCGCGCAACGGAAGAAGGTTTTTTGCCGCCCGTTCCCAGGGACTTCGGGTGATACTCGGCGTCCCATCAACATTTCTTGGGGACTTGGACCGGGCCTTGGCGGAATTGAATCAAGCGGGGGCGGTCGGGCTGGTGGTGAAGCTGCCCTTCGCCACCCCCGAGGAGTTCCTCGCGAAATACGGGGGCAACATCACCCGGGGCGGCATCTATTTGCGCGCCAAG
This genomic stretch from Corallococcus macrosporus harbors:
- the guaB gene encoding IMP dehydrogenase, producing the protein MLNPDIRLALTFDDVLLLPGESAVTPRDADLTTRLTRNIRLNVPLLSAAMDTVTEARTAIAMAQEGGIGVIHKNMTPEQQALEVLKVKKFESGMVVDPITIEPKAPLARALELMKVHGVSGVPVVQGKRLVGILTSRDVRFEKNFSQKVEDVMTTKLVTGREGIAQEDAQKLLHEHRIEKLLVVNEAYELKGLITIKDIEKRRTHPYAAKDAKGRLLCAAAVGVSADREARIDALIKAGVDVIVVDTAHGHSKGVIEGVRDTRKNFKGFDLIAGNVATAEGTRALIEAGVDAVKVGIGPGSICTTRVVAGVGVPQVTAVDDCAREADKHGIPIISDGGIKYSGDIVKALAAGASSVMIGSLFAGTEESPGDVILYQGRSYKSYRGMGSLGAMKQGAKDRYFQSDVEAVKLVPEGIEGRVPYKGTLSMNVHQMLGGIRSGMGYVGCATIEELRTKANFVRITSAGLKESHVHDVIITEEAPNYRME